A genomic region of Dactylococcopsis salina PCC 8305 contains the following coding sequences:
- a CDS encoding SapC family protein, giving the protein MAKQLLFYDQVVPVSKEKHGNLSVKTGDNYQFAKQANAIPITLGEFAPATQEYPLVFVENQNSLMPVVVVGLQAEQNLYVNDNGEWQGKYIPAFVRRYPFVFALSDDEKTFTLCVDESFSGCNENGRGERLFDTEGEETQYLKNVLNFLKNYQTQFQATEQFSQKLKDLELLEQMQMRFDSGEDQPSSLSGFFAVNREKLQQLSGEQLAELMQLGWLELTYLHLHSINNFSNVVERSKEAKTNSGTETSTEQELATAQS; this is encoded by the coding sequence ATGGCAAAACAGTTATTGTTCTACGATCAAGTTGTTCCCGTCTCCAAAGAAAAGCATGGTAATCTGTCTGTAAAAACTGGAGATAATTATCAGTTTGCGAAACAAGCTAATGCCATTCCCATTACTTTAGGCGAATTTGCGCCAGCGACTCAAGAATATCCTTTAGTATTTGTGGAAAATCAAAACTCGCTGATGCCAGTGGTCGTGGTAGGATTACAAGCTGAACAAAATTTGTATGTCAACGATAATGGAGAATGGCAAGGAAAATATATCCCAGCTTTTGTCAGACGATATCCTTTTGTTTTTGCCCTCAGTGATGACGAGAAAACGTTTACTTTATGTGTAGATGAAAGTTTTTCTGGTTGTAACGAAAATGGTCGTGGTGAGCGCCTTTTTGATACGGAAGGAGAGGAAACTCAATATCTAAAAAATGTTCTGAATTTTCTCAAAAACTATCAAACTCAATTTCAAGCCACTGAACAATTTTCCCAAAAATTAAAAGACTTAGAACTGTTAGAACAAATGCAGATGCGGTTTGATAGCGGCGAGGATCAACCCTCTTCCTTATCGGGATTTTTTGCTGTCAATCGTGAAAAATTACAACAGTTATCAGGAGAACAGTTGGCTGAATTAATGCAGTTGGGATGGTTAGAATTAACCTATCTACACTTACATTCAATTAATAATTTTTCCAATGTTGTGGAACGGAGTAAGGAAGCAAAAACGAATTCGGGAACTGAAACATCAACGGAACAGGAATTAGCAACAGCCCAAAGTTGA